A section of the Dioscorea rotundata plastid, complete genome genome encodes:
- the rps15 gene encoding ribosomal protein S15: MIKNSFISVIPQEEKEKNKGSVEFQVFSFTNKIRRLTSHLELHKKDFLSQRGLRKILGKRQRLLTYLSKKNGVRYKKLIGQLDIREPKIH; the protein is encoded by the coding sequence ATGATCAAAAATTCATTCATCTCAGTTATTCCACAAGAAGAAAAAGAGAAAAACAAGGGATCTGTTGAATTTCAAGTATTCAGTTTCACCAATAAGATACGTAGACTTACTTCCCATTTAGAATTGCACAAAAAGGATTTTTTATCACAAAGAGGTCTACGAAAAATTCTGGGAAAACGTCAACGACTGCTGACTTATTTGTCAAAGAAAAATGGAGTACGTTATAAGAAATTAATTGGTCAGTTGGATATTCGGGAACCAAAAATTCATTAA
- the ndhH gene encoding NADH dehydrogenase subunit 7 has translation MTVPDTRKGLMIVNMGPHHPSMHGVLRLIVTLEGEDVIDCEPILGYLHRGMEKIAENRTIIQYLPYVTRWDYLATMFTEAITVNAPEQLGNVQVPQRASYIRVIMLELSRIASHLLWLGPFMADIGAQTPFFYIFRERELLYDLFEASTGMRMMHNYFRIGGVAADLPHGWIDKCLDFCDYFLTRVAEYEKLITRNPIFLDRVEGVGIIGGEEAINWGLSGPMLRASGIPWDLRKVDHYECYNEFDWEVQWQKEGDSLARYLVRIGEMTESIKIIQQAIEGIPGGPYENLEVRRFDFDRAKNSEWNDLEYGFISKKPSPNFELSKQELYMRVEAPKGELGIYMIGDNSVFPWRWKIRPPGFINLQILPQLVKRMKLADIMTILGSIDIIMGEVDR, from the coding sequence ATGACTGTACCGGATACAAGAAAGGGTTTGATGATAGTCAATATGGGTCCTCACCACCCATCAATGCATGGTGTTCTTCGACTGATCGTTACTCTCGAGGGTGAAGATGTTATTGACTGTGAACCCATATTGGGCTATTTACACAGAGGAATGGAAAAAATAGCAGAAAACCGAACAATTATACAATATCTGCCTTATGTAACACGTTGGGATTATTTAGCTACTATGTTCACAGAGGCAATAACGGTAAATGCGCCAGAACAGTTGGGAAATGTTCAAGTACCCCAAAGAGCGAGTTATATAAGAGTAATTATGCTAGAACTGAGTCGTATAGCTTCTCATTTGTTATGGCTTGGACCTTTTATGGCGGATATTGGTGCACAGACTCCCTTTTTCTATATTTTCAGAGAGAGGGAATTACTATATGATTTATTTGAAGCTTCTACAGGTATGCGAATGATGCATAATTATTTCCGTATCGGAGGAGTAGCTGCTGATCTACCTCATGGATGGATAGATAAATGTTTGGATTTCTGCGATTATTTTTTAACCAGAGTTGCTGAATATGAAAAACTTATTACGCGGAATCCCATTTTTTTGGACCGAGTTGAAGGAGTGGGCATTATTGGTGGGGAGGAAGCAATAAATTGGGGCTTATCAGGACCCATGTTACGAGCTTCTGGAATACCATGGGATCTTCGTAAAGTTGATCATTATGAGTGTTACAATGAATTCGATTGGGAAGTCCAATGGCAAAAAGAAGGAGATTCATTAGCTCGTTATTTAGTACGAATAGGTGAAATGACGGAGTCCATAAAAATTATTCAACAGGCTATAGAAGGGATTCCGGGAGGGCCCTATGAGAATTTGGAAGTCCGACGCTTTGATTTTGATAGAGCAAAAAATTCTGAATGGAATGATTTGGAATATGGATTCATTAGTAAAAAACCTTCACCCAATTTTGAATTGTCGAAACAAGAACTTTATATGAGAGTAGAAGCCCCAAAAGGAGAATTAGGAATTTATATGATAGGAGATAATAGTGTTTTCCCTTGGAGATGGAAAATTCGTCCACCCGGTTTCATCAATTTGCAAATTCTTCCCCAATTAGTTAAAAGAATGAAATTGGCTGATATCATGACGATACTAGGTAGTATAGATATCATTATGGGAGAAGTTGATCGTTGA